In one window of Actinomycetota bacterium DNA:
- the ligA gene encoding NAD-dependent DNA ligase LigA: protein MSGQEDPAARVLELRAALEHHSYRYHVLDDPEVSDAEYDALMRELAALEEADPALVTPDSPTQRVGAAPSDLFAPAEHPSPMWSLDNAFSFEELVAWGKRVEKVLGGVADYWCELKVDGAAVDLTYVDGLLVSAATRGDGRVGEDITANVRTIPSVPLRLRGTSFPPFLEVRGEIYMPASGFRELNAQLAEEGQRVFANPRNAAAGSLRQKSPAVTASRTLGLLCHGVGRREGGSRVERHSEQMAELTRLGFRVMGETRLATDLEGVYDFCRHWEQHRHDVAFEADGVVAKVDQLAQREELGYTSKSPRWAIAYKFPPEEKTTQLLDVLVHVGRTGAVTPFARLDPVILSGATVSQATLHNEDEIARKDIRIGDWVLVRRAGDVIPEVVESVASRRTGAERPFVMPSACPVCGTALVRPEGEKVWRCPNEACPSRGVEALIHFAGRSAMDIEGLGEKTIFELWDRALARDPGDLYFLTRDQLLSLPLFADKKADQVLASLEASKGRGLTRVLVGLGIRHVGPPTARDLAREFGSIDTIAAAAASNQEALASVEGVGPVLAASVASWFASERNRAIIEKLRAAGVVLAEERVSVTGPLVGMSFVLTGTLPSLSRDDATRLIVGAGGAVVSSVSKKTSYVVVGESPGSKLARAEVLGIPILDEKGLVGLVEGAEA from the coding sequence GTGAGCGGGCAGGAGGATCCCGCCGCCCGGGTGCTCGAGCTCCGGGCGGCTCTGGAGCACCATTCGTACCGCTACCACGTCCTCGACGACCCCGAGGTCTCCGACGCCGAGTACGACGCCCTCATGCGGGAGCTTGCCGCCCTGGAGGAGGCGGACCCGGCGTTGGTCACGCCGGACTCGCCCACCCAGCGGGTGGGGGCGGCGCCCTCCGACCTCTTCGCCCCGGCCGAGCACCCGTCGCCGATGTGGTCGCTGGACAACGCCTTCAGCTTCGAGGAACTGGTGGCCTGGGGCAAGCGGGTGGAGAAGGTGCTGGGCGGCGTGGCCGACTACTGGTGCGAGCTGAAGGTGGACGGCGCGGCGGTGGACCTGACCTACGTGGACGGGCTCCTGGTGTCCGCCGCCACCCGGGGTGACGGCCGGGTGGGTGAGGACATCACCGCCAACGTGCGGACCATCCCCTCGGTGCCCCTGCGCCTGCGGGGCACATCGTTTCCGCCGTTCCTGGAGGTGCGGGGCGAGATCTACATGCCCGCATCCGGCTTCCGGGAGCTGAACGCCCAGCTGGCCGAGGAGGGCCAGCGGGTGTTCGCCAACCCGCGCAACGCCGCCGCCGGGTCGCTGCGCCAGAAGTCGCCGGCGGTCACCGCGTCGCGCACCCTGGGCCTGCTGTGCCACGGGGTGGGGCGCCGGGAGGGTGGATCCCGGGTGGAGCGGCATTCCGAGCAGATGGCCGAGCTCACCCGCCTCGGCTTCCGGGTGATGGGCGAGACCCGGCTGGCGACCGACCTGGAGGGGGTCTACGACTTCTGCCGGCACTGGGAGCAGCACCGCCACGACGTGGCCTTCGAGGCGGACGGCGTGGTGGCCAAGGTGGACCAGCTGGCCCAGCGCGAGGAGCTGGGGTACACCTCCAAGAGCCCCCGGTGGGCCATCGCCTACAAGTTCCCGCCCGAGGAGAAGACCACCCAGCTGCTGGACGTGCTGGTACATGTGGGCCGCACCGGGGCGGTCACCCCGTTCGCCAGGCTGGACCCGGTGATCCTGTCGGGGGCGACGGTGTCCCAGGCGACGCTGCACAACGAGGACGAGATCGCCCGCAAGGACATCCGCATCGGCGACTGGGTCCTCGTCCGGCGGGCGGGGGACGTGATCCCGGAGGTGGTCGAGTCGGTGGCGTCCCGGCGGACCGGTGCGGAGCGGCCGTTTGTCATGCCGTCCGCCTGTCCGGTATGCGGCACCGCCCTGGTGCGTCCCGAGGGTGAGAAGGTGTGGCGCTGCCCCAACGAGGCGTGCCCCTCCCGGGGCGTCGAGGCCCTGATCCACTTCGCCGGGCGCTCGGCGATGGACATCGAGGGCCTGGGCGAGAAGACCATCTTCGAGTTGTGGGACCGCGCGCTGGCCCGGGACCCGGGGGACCTGTACTTCCTGACCCGGGACCAGCTCCTGTCATTGCCGCTGTTCGCCGACAAGAAGGCCGACCAGGTGCTGGCGTCACTGGAGGCGTCCAAGGGGCGCGGGCTCACCCGGGTGCTCGTCGGGCTGGGCATCCGCCACGTCGGGCCGCCCACCGCCCGGGACCTCGCCCGGGAGTTCGGGTCGATCGACACCATCGCGGCCGCCGCAGCATCGAACCAGGAGGCGCTGGCGTCCGTGGAAGGCGTGGGGCCGGTGCTGGCCGCCTCGGTGGCCTCCTGGTTCGCTTCGGAACGCAACCGGGCGATCATCGAGAAGCTGCGGGCCGCGGGGGTCGTGCTGGCCGAGGAGCGGGTCTCGGTGACCGGGCCACTGGTGGGCATGAGCTTCGTGCTGACGGGCACCCTGCCCTCGCTGTCCCGGGACGACGCCACCCGGCTGATCGTCGGGGCCGGGGGGGCGGTGGTGTCGAGCGTGTCGAAGAAGACCTCGTACGTGGTGGTGGGCGAGAGCCCGGGCTCCAAGCTGGCCCGGGCTGAGGTCCTGGGGATCCCGATCCTGGACGAGAAGGGGTTGGTGGGCCTGGTCGAGGGTGCTGAGGCCTAG
- a CDS encoding ABC transporter ATP-binding protein, whose amino-acid sequence MEQPAPADDAITTSGLTKTYGTVTAVAGLTMSVPRGEVFGFLGPNGAGKTTSVKLLLGLARPSGGEAWVLGAQAGDTATRRRIGYLPELFRYPAWLSAYEVLRLHCELAKLPRARWQGEIERALVTVGLAERAHSRVATFSKGMQQRLGLGVALLGDPEVIFLDEPTSALDPVGRRDVRDVIRHLKERGVTVFLNSHLLSEVEQVCDRVAVVHHGTVIASGPLATLLAGAGVRIRVAGLDRPGVERLARFGTLDAGSAVFDHEPIWIAIGGVGPDVVPEVVAEIVAGGGRVYAVEPRHQSLEERFMELLGGER is encoded by the coding sequence GTGGAGCAGCCCGCACCTGCCGACGACGCCATCACGACGTCGGGGCTGACGAAGACCTACGGGACCGTGACCGCCGTCGCCGGTTTGACGATGAGCGTGCCCCGGGGCGAGGTGTTCGGGTTCCTGGGACCCAACGGCGCAGGCAAGACGACGTCGGTGAAGCTGCTGCTGGGCCTCGCCCGGCCCAGCGGCGGGGAGGCCTGGGTCCTGGGCGCCCAGGCGGGCGACACGGCCACCCGGCGCCGCATCGGCTACCTCCCGGAGCTGTTCCGCTACCCGGCATGGCTGTCGGCGTACGAGGTGCTGCGCCTGCACTGCGAGCTGGCCAAGCTGCCCCGGGCGCGGTGGCAGGGCGAGATCGAGCGGGCCCTGGTGACCGTCGGCCTGGCGGAGCGGGCCCACAGCCGGGTGGCGACCTTCTCCAAGGGCATGCAGCAGCGCCTCGGCCTCGGGGTGGCGCTGCTGGGCGACCCCGAGGTGATCTTCCTGGACGAGCCCACCTCGGCGCTGGACCCGGTGGGGCGCAGGGACGTCCGGGATGTCATCAGGCACCTGAAGGAGCGGGGCGTGACGGTGTTCCTCAACTCACACCTCCTGAGCGAGGTGGAGCAGGTCTGCGACCGGGTTGCCGTGGTCCACCACGGCACCGTGATTGCCAGCGGCCCGTTGGCGACGCTGCTGGCCGGGGCGGGCGTGCGCATCCGGGTGGCCGGGCTGGATCGCCCGGGGGTCGAGCGGCTGGCCCGCTTCGGGACCCTGGACGCGGGCAGCGCCGTCTTCGACCACGAGCCCATCTGGATCGCCATCGGCGGGGTCGGGCCCGACGTGGTGCCCGAGGTGGTGGCTGAGATCGTGGCGGGCGGGGGCCGGGTGTACGCCGTCGAGCCCCGCCACCAGAGCCTGGAGGAGCGGTTCATGGAGCTGCTCGGAGGCGAGCGGTGA
- a CDS encoding response regulator transcription factor, translated as MTHVLLIEDDFRIRSIVEQGLQARGFLVTSAPDGETGLELARSLDVEMVLLDLILPGMGGLEVLQELRNIKGRLPVIFLTALDDTTSKVGGLDAGADDYITKPFSVEELAARIRARLRVIAEEGTTLKAGPLSVDLAAHRASLNGREVLLSARELTLLANLLRHQGEVLSRRKLLQLVWKVDFDPGSNVVEVYVAALRRKIGADFIETVRGLGYRFVVPEETLPESRSAAR; from the coding sequence AGCAGGGACTGCAGGCCCGCGGGTTCCTGGTGACCTCCGCCCCCGACGGCGAGACCGGGCTGGAGCTGGCCCGCAGCCTGGACGTCGAGATGGTGCTCCTGGACCTCATCCTCCCCGGCATGGGCGGCCTCGAGGTGCTGCAGGAGCTCCGCAACATCAAGGGACGGCTCCCGGTTATCTTCCTCACCGCGCTGGACGACACCACGTCCAAGGTGGGCGGGCTGGACGCGGGCGCCGACGACTACATCACCAAGCCGTTCTCGGTTGAGGAGCTGGCCGCCCGGATCCGCGCCCGCCTGCGGGTGATCGCCGAGGAGGGCACCACCCTCAAGGCCGGCCCGCTCAGCGTCGACCTCGCCGCCCACCGGGCGTCGCTCAACGGCAGAGAGGTGCTCCTCTCGGCCCGTGAGCTCACCCTCCTGGCCAACCTGCTGCGCCACCAGGGCGAGGTCCTCTCCCGGCGCAAGCTGCTCCAGCTGGTGTGGAAGGTGGACTTCGACCCGGGCTCCAACGTCGTCGAGGTGTATGTCGCCGCCCTCCGGCGCAAGATCGGCGCCGATTTCATCGAGACCGTCCGGGGGCTGGGCTACCGCTTCGTGGTTCCCGAAGAGACCCTGCCCGAGAGCCGCAGCGCCGCACGGTAG
- a CDS encoding ABC transporter permease — MSAVLTIAKATVREASRKRLVLALAIITIVGIAVTGFGFWRLNTIAHEVVNGRPRLGPSEKKLVISQLLIFVMFAFSFVLAISTVFMAAPSIAGELESGVALAVLTRPVRRIEVLAGKWLGLGVLATIYVTVASACEFIVVDLTTGYHPPHPIQFIVFLTAETLTALTLTTLISTRLSPVAGGVIALGGFMLAWMGGIALAIGQVLNNHGIQDVGALTRLIMPSDGLWRGAIYALEPVSVIAGVLGSDRTQAAANPFFAASAPATPYIVWAAFWGILVFGFAVGSFRRREV; from the coding sequence GTGAGCGCGGTGCTGACGATTGCCAAGGCGACGGTGCGGGAGGCCTCCCGCAAGCGGCTCGTCCTCGCCCTGGCCATCATCACCATCGTCGGGATCGCCGTGACCGGCTTCGGCTTCTGGCGCCTCAACACCATCGCGCACGAGGTCGTCAACGGGCGCCCCCGCCTGGGGCCGTCCGAGAAGAAGCTGGTCATCTCCCAGCTGCTCATTTTTGTCATGTTCGCCTTCAGCTTCGTGCTGGCCATCTCGACGGTGTTCATGGCCGCTCCGAGCATCGCCGGCGAGCTGGAGTCGGGTGTGGCGCTGGCCGTGCTCACCCGGCCGGTCCGGCGCATCGAGGTCCTGGCCGGCAAGTGGCTGGGCCTCGGGGTGCTGGCTACGATCTACGTGACGGTCGCCAGTGCCTGTGAGTTCATCGTGGTGGACCTCACCACCGGCTACCACCCGCCCCACCCCATCCAGTTCATCGTCTTCCTGACCGCCGAGACGCTGACCGCGCTCACGCTCACCACGCTGATCTCGACCCGGCTCTCGCCGGTGGCCGGAGGAGTGATCGCCCTGGGCGGGTTCATGCTGGCGTGGATGGGGGGCATCGCCCTGGCGATCGGCCAGGTGCTGAACAACCACGGCATCCAGGACGTCGGGGCGCTGACCCGCCTGATCATGCCCTCGGACGGCCTCTGGCGGGGGGCCATCTACGCCCTGGAGCCGGTCTCGGTGATTGCCGGGGTCCTGGGCTCCGATCGGACCCAGGCGGCGGCCAACCCGTTCTTCGCCGCATCGGCACCCGCCACCCCCTACATCGTGTGGGCCGCCTTCTGGGGCATTCTCGTGTTCGGGTTCGCCGTGGGGAGCTTCCGCCGCCGCGAGGTGTGA
- the mnmA gene encoding tRNA 2-thiouridine(34) synthase MnmA, with product MSAARTRPLAVVAMSGGVDSSVAAALMQDAGYDVIGIMLKLWDGVGLNGAANNESGCCSLDAAEDARRVAQVLDIPFYVFNFAEAFARSVVDDFVAAAAAGRTPNPCITCNRSIKFSALLARARTFGAAVLATGHYARVAGGAGGRQLLRARDRSKDQSYVLYMLDQAELESARFPVGEYAKAEVREIAASLGLRTAAKPESQEICFVPGGDVHAFLREAVPEGSQPGPILTAAGERIGTHRGFAHYTVGQRRGLGVGVGLPLYVREVRAADNALVVGPAGGATVRCLELSGVSLVAGGGAGSGGAEVRGAAMTRYRGPEAPGTLVTDGAGAGTFLFDEPQPPPAPGQAAVVYDGELVMGGGTIERSG from the coding sequence ATGAGCGCGGCGCGTACCCGCCCGCTGGCCGTGGTGGCCATGTCGGGCGGCGTGGACTCCTCGGTGGCCGCCGCCCTCATGCAGGACGCGGGGTACGACGTCATCGGCATCATGCTGAAGCTCTGGGACGGCGTAGGTCTTAATGGCGCCGCCAACAACGAGAGCGGGTGCTGCTCGCTGGACGCCGCCGAGGATGCCCGCCGCGTGGCGCAGGTCCTGGACATCCCGTTCTACGTCTTCAACTTCGCCGAGGCCTTTGCCCGCAGCGTGGTGGACGACTTCGTGGCGGCCGCCGCCGCCGGGCGGACCCCCAACCCGTGCATCACCTGCAACCGCTCGATCAAGTTCTCCGCCCTCCTGGCCCGGGCGCGCACCTTCGGGGCGGCGGTGCTGGCCACCGGCCACTACGCCCGGGTGGCGGGCGGGGCGGGCGGGCGGCAGCTCCTGCGGGCGCGGGACCGGTCCAAGGATCAGAGCTACGTGCTGTACATGCTGGACCAGGCCGAGCTGGAGAGCGCCCGCTTCCCGGTGGGCGAGTACGCCAAGGCCGAGGTGCGCGAGATCGCCGCCTCCCTGGGGCTGCGCACCGCTGCCAAGCCGGAGAGCCAAGAGATCTGCTTCGTCCCCGGGGGCGACGTGCATGCCTTCCTGCGGGAGGCGGTCCCCGAGGGGTCGCAGCCCGGGCCGATCCTGACCGCCGCCGGCGAGCGCATCGGCACCCACCGGGGCTTCGCCCACTACACGGTCGGCCAGCGCCGGGGGCTGGGCGTCGGCGTCGGGCTGCCGCTCTACGTGCGGGAGGTGCGGGCGGCCGACAACGCCCTCGTGGTGGGGCCGGCGGGGGGCGCCACGGTGCGGTGCCTGGAGCTGTCCGGGGTGTCGCTGGTGGCCGGGGGGGGTGCGGGCAGCGGGGGGGCCGAGGTCCGGGGCGCGGCCATGACCCGCTACCGGGGGCCGGAGGCCCCGGGCACGCTGGTTACGGACGGGGCGGGGGCGGGAACGTTCCTGTTCGATGAGCCCCAGCCACCGCCGGCACCCGGGCAGGCCGCCGTCGTCTACGACGGGGAACTGGTTATGGGCGGCGGGACCATCGAGCGGTCCGGCTAG
- a CDS encoding sigma-70 family RNA polymerase sigma factor: MEGNVAAVSIPGGADSVAPSGGMARAFDDLFVAEYPKVVGIAARVLGDRAEAEDVAQEVFLAFHRSHSPVADYAPAWLHRAAWHTALNRVRGRRRRERREQADGVRRPEAGEWGVDPQVVVESRFDRDRVRAAMRRLPPKAAGALALRHSGLSYAEVAQALGIGVSQVGTVLRRAEARLKREVES, from the coding sequence ATGGAAGGCAACGTGGCGGCAGTGAGCATCCCGGGAGGAGCTGATTCCGTGGCCCCCTCGGGCGGCATGGCCCGGGCCTTCGACGACCTCTTCGTGGCCGAATATCCCAAGGTGGTGGGCATCGCCGCCCGGGTGCTGGGTGACCGGGCCGAGGCCGAGGACGTGGCCCAGGAGGTGTTCCTCGCCTTCCACCGCAGCCACTCACCGGTTGCGGACTACGCCCCGGCGTGGCTCCACCGGGCGGCCTGGCACACCGCCCTCAACCGGGTGCGGGGCCGCAGGCGACGGGAGCGGCGGGAGCAGGCCGACGGGGTCCGCCGGCCGGAGGCAGGGGAGTGGGGAGTCGATCCCCAGGTGGTTGTGGAGAGCCGCTTCGACCGTGACCGGGTGCGGGCGGCCATGCGCCGGCTCCCGCCCAAAGCCGCCGGCGCGCTCGCTCTGCGCCACAGCGGGTTGTCGTATGCCGAGGTGGCCCAGGCGCTGGGTATCGGCGTCAGCCAGGTAGGAACCGTGCTCCGGCGTGCCGAGGCACGCCTCAAGCGAGAGGTGGAGTCATGA
- a CDS encoding MaoC/PaaZ C-terminal domain-containing protein, whose protein sequence is MPINPELVGRTYPVSTYEVSAEAIRAYAAATNEDNPAFAGDAPVAPPAFPVVPSSGVLAAVLFDPELGVNLARLVHGEEDHILHAPIRPGDTLSVAGSLESTETKDSGETFTIYTSLTNADGVLAAEVRSLMFVRGSGSRAKGAASEPQPEPEIAFSAVQKVDEDQTYRYAEASGDHNPIHTDPEFAREAAGLPGIILHGMCTMAFAGKVILDGACGSDPARLRRIRVRFSKPVFPGETLTTRAWILGSGEGFTTYAFETLNTRESPVLRNGEAEVLDA, encoded by the coding sequence ATGCCGATCAACCCGGAGCTGGTGGGGCGGACGTACCCGGTGTCGACCTACGAGGTGAGCGCCGAGGCCATCCGCGCCTATGCCGCGGCCACCAACGAGGACAACCCCGCCTTCGCCGGCGACGCGCCCGTCGCCCCGCCCGCCTTCCCGGTGGTGCCCTCCTCAGGGGTGCTGGCCGCCGTCCTGTTCGACCCCGAGCTGGGGGTCAACCTCGCCCGGTTGGTCCACGGCGAGGAAGACCACATCCTGCATGCCCCGATCCGGCCGGGTGACACGCTGAGCGTCGCCGGATCGCTGGAGAGCACCGAGACCAAGGACAGCGGCGAGACCTTCACCATCTACACGTCGCTCACCAACGCCGACGGTGTGCTCGCCGCCGAGGTGCGCAGCCTCATGTTCGTTCGGGGCAGCGGCTCCCGGGCCAAGGGGGCAGCCTCCGAGCCCCAACCGGAGCCGGAGATCGCCTTCTCGGCGGTCCAGAAGGTGGACGAAGACCAGACCTACCGCTACGCCGAAGCCTCCGGCGACCACAACCCGATCCACACCGATCCCGAGTTCGCCCGGGAGGCGGCGGGGCTGCCGGGCATCATCCTGCACGGGATGTGCACGATGGCGTTCGCCGGCAAGGTGATCCTGGACGGGGCGTGCGGCAGCGACCCCGCCCGGCTGCGCCGGATCCGGGTGCGCTTCTCCAAGCCGGTGTTCCCGGGCGAGACGCTCACCACTCGTGCCTGGATCCTGGGCTCCGGGGAGGGCTTCACGACCTACGCCTTCGAGACTCTCAACACGCGGGAATCGCCCGTCCTGCGCAACGGCGAGGCAGAAGTCCTCGACGCGTAG
- a CDS encoding HAMP domain-containing sensor histidine kinase: MATVTRGRGGRKRALPLSFRVAAIYALLVTATLVVVAGLAIQFTRAQVTGGDDKALFAVAQSFNSVVPKQLNADLAAGQDQPTAFTTETRKWLSDQALPQGQGAAVLISSTQLLYSQGLNIKDALPSASLRQLLTSDRDTWFSVKGNHGTVRVYRELVSEGGKPVAIVLVSASESQIISHNLGSLLKDVALASVIGLVFATFLGFIAVRRTLRPLARMSREVESISETDDLSKRVSGAGPLDEVGRLAEAFDRMLGRLQVAFQGQRRFLSDASHELRTPMTVVRGQLELLAMDVGTVAGRRSMSIAVEELDRMSRIVEDLLLLARLDEGMPLGRDVVEVELVVGEALLRGMLTSPGQVTVDVPSELCVLADPDRLLQVLTNLVTNAVRHGQGAPIGIRARQGGDLVRIEVADQGPGIAPDELPHVFERLFRGSKARSESPGGAGLGLAIAASLVEAMNGSIEAASTLGIGTTFSVILPAAAQRGPRSGPSGPYGPPPSTGQNAGLDIPADAHLGAHSALKGGSGHRV; this comes from the coding sequence GTGGCGACCGTGACGCGGGGCCGCGGAGGGCGAAAGAGGGCGCTGCCCCTCTCGTTCCGCGTCGCCGCCATCTATGCCCTGCTGGTCACCGCCACCCTGGTCGTTGTGGCCGGGCTGGCCATCCAGTTCACCCGCGCCCAGGTGACCGGGGGGGATGACAAGGCACTCTTCGCCGTCGCCCAGTCGTTCAACAGCGTCGTCCCCAAGCAGCTGAACGCCGACCTGGCCGCCGGCCAGGACCAGCCGACCGCGTTCACCACCGAGACCCGCAAGTGGCTGTCGGACCAGGCCCTGCCCCAGGGCCAGGGTGCTGCCGTGCTCATCTCCTCCACCCAGCTCCTGTACTCCCAGGGCCTGAACATCAAGGACGCCCTCCCCTCGGCCAGCCTGCGCCAGCTGCTGACCTCCGACCGGGACACCTGGTTCTCGGTGAAGGGCAACCACGGGACCGTGCGGGTGTACCGGGAGCTGGTGAGCGAGGGCGGGAAACCGGTGGCCATCGTCCTGGTGAGCGCCTCCGAGTCGCAGATCATCAGCCACAACCTCGGCTCCCTGCTGAAGGACGTGGCCCTCGCCAGCGTGATCGGGCTGGTGTTCGCCACCTTCCTCGGGTTCATTGCGGTGCGCCGGACCCTGCGGCCGCTGGCCCGGATGTCCCGGGAGGTCGAGTCGATCTCCGAGACCGACGACCTGTCCAAGCGGGTAAGCGGCGCCGGCCCCCTGGACGAGGTCGGGCGCCTGGCGGAGGCGTTCGACCGCATGCTCGGGCGGCTGCAGGTGGCCTTCCAGGGCCAGCGCCGGTTCCTCTCGGACGCCAGCCATGAGCTGCGCACCCCGATGACGGTCGTCCGCGGCCAGCTGGAGCTGCTGGCGATGGATGTCGGCACCGTGGCGGGCCGCCGCTCGATGTCGATCGCGGTGGAGGAGCTGGACCGCATGAGCCGCATCGTGGAGGACCTCCTGCTGCTTGCCCGCCTGGACGAGGGCATGCCCCTGGGGCGCGACGTGGTGGAAGTGGAGTTGGTGGTGGGCGAGGCCCTGCTGCGCGGGATGCTGACCAGCCCGGGGCAGGTCACCGTCGACGTGCCCTCCGAGCTGTGCGTGCTGGCCGACCCCGACCGCCTGCTGCAGGTGCTCACCAACCTGGTGACCAATGCGGTGCGCCACGGCCAGGGGGCGCCCATCGGCATCCGTGCCCGCCAGGGGGGAGACCTGGTGCGCATCGAGGTGGCCGACCAGGGGCCGGGCATCGCCCCGGACGAGCTGCCCCACGTGTTCGAGCGCCTCTTCCGGGGCTCGAAGGCCCGGTCGGAGTCTCCCGGCGGTGCCGGCCTCGGCCTGGCGATCGCGGCCTCGCTGGTCGAGGCGATGAACGGCAGCATCGAGGCGGCCTCGACGCTCGGCATCGGGACCACGTTCTCGGTCATCCTCCCGGCAGCGGCCCAGCGGGGGCCACGGTCGGGCCCGTCCGGCCCCTACGGCCCGCCGCCCAGCACCGGCCAGAACGCGGGCCTGGACATCCCGGCGGACGCGCATCTGGGCGCCCACTCTGCACTCAAGGGCGGTTCTGGGCACCGCGTATGA
- a CDS encoding cysteine desulfurase family protein gives MPYLDYAATTPVLDAVVEEMLPFLRSAFGNPSSVYAVGREAKKGLEEARERTAAAIGAEPSEIVFTAGGTEADNLAIKGAAFRARAMRPNANHVITAAVEHHAVLHAAEWLEKQGFRVTFLPVNGDGVVDLDALRRALGPETALVSLMLANNEVGTLQPVAEAAALAHGHSRALVHTDAVQALGKVPVDVGALGVDLASFAAHKIGGPKGTGALYVRRKTPLEAILHGGGQERDLRSGTPNVAGIAGMGVAAEMAAAEVAAEGPRLAALRDRLQAGVAALPAVTVNGAGAPRVPGTVNVCIEGVEGESLLLMLDAKGVAASSGSACTSGSLEPSHVLLAMGVRPELAHGSLRLSLGRASTDEDVDTVLEVLPPIVERLRGIGSIGSAVGARA, from the coding sequence GTGCCCTACCTCGATTACGCCGCCACCACCCCGGTACTGGACGCGGTGGTGGAGGAGATGCTCCCCTTCCTCCGCTCGGCCTTCGGCAACCCCTCCAGCGTCTACGCGGTAGGCCGGGAGGCCAAGAAGGGCCTGGAGGAGGCGCGCGAGCGCACGGCGGCGGCCATCGGGGCGGAGCCGTCCGAGATCGTCTTCACCGCGGGCGGCACCGAGGCGGACAACCTCGCCATCAAAGGCGCAGCTTTCCGTGCCCGGGCGATGCGGCCCAACGCCAACCACGTCATCACCGCGGCGGTCGAGCACCACGCCGTGCTCCATGCCGCCGAATGGCTGGAGAAGCAGGGGTTCCGGGTGACCTTCCTCCCGGTCAACGGCGACGGCGTGGTGGACCTCGACGCGCTCCGGCGGGCACTCGGCCCGGAGACCGCCCTGGTGTCCCTGATGCTGGCCAACAACGAGGTGGGGACCCTCCAGCCGGTGGCGGAAGCCGCCGCCCTGGCCCACGGGCACTCGCGGGCGCTGGTGCACACCGACGCCGTGCAGGCGCTGGGCAAGGTCCCGGTCGATGTCGGCGCCCTGGGGGTGGACCTGGCGTCGTTCGCTGCCCACAAGATCGGCGGGCCCAAGGGGACCGGGGCGTTGTACGTCCGGCGCAAGACCCCGCTGGAGGCAATCCTGCACGGGGGCGGCCAGGAACGCGACCTGCGCTCGGGCACGCCCAATGTGGCGGGCATCGCCGGCATGGGGGTGGCGGCCGAGATGGCGGCCGCGGAGGTCGCCGCCGAGGGCCCCCGGCTGGCCGCGCTGCGCGACCGGTTGCAGGCCGGCGTCGCCGCCCTCCCGGCGGTCACCGTCAACGGGGCGGGCGCCCCCCGCGTGCCGGGGACGGTCAACGTCTGCATCGAGGGCGTCGAGGGCGAATCCCTGCTGCTGATGCTGGACGCCAAGGGGGTGGCCGCCTCCAGCGGCTCCGCTTGCACCTCGGGCTCCCTGGAGCCGTCCCATGTCCTGCTGGCCATGGGGGTGCGGCCCGAGCTGGCGCACGGGTCGCTGCGCCTGTCGCTCGGGCGGGCCTCCACCGACGAGGACGTGGACACCGTGCTGGAGGTGCTGCCGCCCATCGTCGAGCGCCTCCGGGGGATCGGCTCGATCGGGAGCGCGGTCGGCGCCCGGGCATGA
- a CDS encoding LysM peptidoglycan-binding domain-containing protein, which produces MPDSPPTAPPAVARSRAGSGRGLLRSLPALGVVAALAVAGMSDVSHVVRPGENLWTIARHFATTPQALATANHLPDPNRVLAGTTLHIPSAAAPAAPAASPAKPPATALPRPATPLPLPFTSHTVTKGETLGSIAAANQLTTQVLASINGLADPNFIRIGQVLQIPLPVLGTVEGLLVYYAKADGVDPALAEGLAWQESGWQQKVVSPTGAVGVMQLEPGTASFTGVNLVGHSVDATNVQANVEAGVAFLAYLLKAGGGDQKLAVAGYYQGLASVRARGMYRATRQYVADVLALRDRFAARVP; this is translated from the coding sequence GTGCCGGACAGTCCCCCCACAGCACCGCCGGCGGTCGCCCGAAGCAGGGCGGGATCGGGCCGGGGTCTCCTGCGCAGCCTCCCCGCACTCGGGGTGGTCGCCGCGCTGGCCGTTGCCGGCATGTCGGATGTCAGCCACGTGGTGCGCCCGGGCGAGAACCTCTGGACCATCGCACGGCACTTCGCCACCACGCCGCAGGCGCTGGCCACCGCCAACCACCTGCCCGACCCCAACCGGGTCCTGGCCGGCACGACGCTGCACATCCCGAGTGCTGCGGCTCCAGCAGCGCCTGCCGCGTCGCCGGCGAAGCCGCCCGCCACCGCGCTGCCGAGGCCCGCTACCCCGCTGCCGCTTCCGTTCACCAGCCACACGGTGACCAAGGGGGAGACGCTCGGCTCGATCGCGGCGGCGAACCAGCTCACCACCCAGGTACTGGCCTCGATCAACGGCTTGGCCGACCCCAACTTCATCCGGATTGGCCAGGTGCTGCAGATCCCGCTGCCGGTGTTGGGCACCGTGGAGGGCCTGCTCGTCTACTACGCCAAGGCGGATGGCGTCGACCCGGCCCTCGCCGAGGGCCTGGCCTGGCAGGAGTCCGGCTGGCAGCAGAAGGTGGTGAGCCCCACCGGGGCGGTCGGCGTGATGCAGCTGGAGCCGGGGACCGCCAGCTTCACCGGCGTCAATCTGGTGGGCCACAGCGTGGACGCCACCAACGTGCAGGCGAACGTCGAGGCCGGCGTGGCGTTCCTCGCCTACCTGCTGAAGGCGGGGGGTGGCGACCAGAAGCTGGCGGTGGCCGGGTACTACCAAGGGTTGGCGTCGGTCCGCGCCCGGGGTATGTACCGGGCGACCCGGCAGTACGTGGCCGACGTGCTGGCCCTGCGGGACCGGTTTGCCGCCCGGGTGCCGTAG